A genomic region of Thermococcus sp. JdF3 contains the following coding sequences:
- a CDS encoding cation:proton antiporter, translating to MEIIGYVFVIIAFARLLAEGFERLGYPGFLGEITAGMILSAILIDMPRDQMALLAELGLFFLMISAGLEVTPEELHYAGRRTLPLYILTYGVMFLTTIPFTGGRVGPDNVITAAILSIASAPIVLRLKRFFGSDFLHVALSYAVISEIFGLFLVYMVIRFNENPGDYGPILSSVLKDLAFVGTLLYINYLLGIKQKVRIIRFLRRLKSDEAVFGLFMVFSTSLAFISEEIGMHFSIGGFLAGLMMHSDLVGTKQYDRLTTIVSGVTYGIFAPIFFAWRGLNFETELSFVVMEFFAAIYAVRLTLSVLAVRKTDLSTSLVRGAGIASFGVLGLLIGEVGFVSGVLSEHMYAMASLASVLGIFASATLGRVVNHHQKKRSSSAA from the coding sequence ATGGAAATCATAGGGTACGTCTTCGTAATCATAGCCTTCGCAAGACTCCTGGCTGAGGGATTCGAGAGGCTGGGCTACCCGGGGTTTCTCGGCGAAATCACCGCGGGAATGATCCTGAGCGCGATCCTGATAGACATGCCCAGGGACCAGATGGCCCTGCTGGCGGAGCTGGGCCTGTTCTTCCTCATGATATCCGCGGGCCTGGAGGTGACCCCGGAGGAGCTTCACTACGCGGGGAGGAGAACCCTGCCCCTCTATATCCTCACGTACGGGGTGATGTTCCTCACGACGATTCCGTTCACCGGGGGACGCGTCGGCCCGGACAACGTCATAACCGCGGCAATACTGTCAATAGCATCGGCCCCGATAGTGCTCAGGCTCAAGAGGTTCTTCGGAAGCGACTTCCTCCACGTGGCCCTCTCCTACGCGGTGATAAGCGAGATATTCGGTCTGTTCCTCGTTTACATGGTCATAAGGTTTAACGAGAACCCCGGCGACTACGGGCCGATACTGTCGAGCGTGCTGAAGGACCTCGCCTTCGTGGGGACCCTGCTCTACATCAACTACCTCCTCGGCATAAAGCAGAAGGTCCGCATAATACGCTTCCTCCGCAGGCTCAAGAGCGACGAGGCCGTTTTCGGACTGTTCATGGTGTTCTCCACATCCCTCGCATTCATCAGCGAGGAGATAGGAATGCACTTCAGCATAGGCGGCTTCCTCGCCGGTTTGATGATGCACAGCGACCTCGTCGGTACCAAGCAGTACGACAGGCTGACCACGATAGTCAGCGGAGTCACCTACGGAATCTTCGCCCCGATATTCTTCGCCTGGCGTGGTTTGAACTTCGAAACAGAGCTGTCCTTCGTGGTGATGGAGTTCTTCGCCGCGATATACGCGGTGAGGCTAACGCTGTCGGTTCTGGCCGTGAGAAAGACAGATCTCTCCACGAGCCTCGTCAGGGGCGCCGGCATAGCGAGCTTCGGTGTCCTCGGCCTCCTCATCGGCGAGGTGGGTTTCGTCTCGGGAGTTCTAAGCGAGCACATGTACGCCATGGCATCCCTGGCCAGCGTGCTCGGCATATTCGCCTCCGCAACCCTCGGAAGGGTCGTGAACCACCATCAGAAAAAGAGGTCCAGCAGTGCCGCATAG
- a CDS encoding ACT domain-containing protein produces the protein MRHYEIVRIKENGKVELPRDYAYELGVVEGAYFLLEIDTDLKEVHLERVALPGKKLVEVELVVEDRPGVLARISGLFGRHGVNILFSESEEFGAIGLAGIVAVVDVSGMSITLDALKNELASLSAVKEVHLKPLE, from the coding sequence ATGAGACACTATGAGATAGTCAGGATTAAGGAGAACGGTAAGGTTGAGCTGCCCCGGGATTACGCCTACGAGCTTGGCGTGGTGGAGGGCGCATATTTCCTCCTCGAGATAGACACCGACCTCAAGGAGGTTCACTTGGAAAGGGTGGCCCTGCCTGGAAAGAAGCTCGTAGAGGTTGAGCTCGTTGTGGAGGACCGTCCGGGGGTTCTGGCAAGGATCAGCGGTCTCTTCGGCAGGCACGGGGTTAACATACTCTTCAGCGAGTCAGAGGAGTTCGGTGCCATTGGACTGGCCGGCATCGTCGCGGTCGTGGACGTGAGCGGGATGAGCATAACCCTGGATGCCCTGAAAAATGAGCTCGCCTCCCTGTCCGCGGTGAAGGAGGTTCATCTAAAACCCCTGGAGTAG
- a CDS encoding proton-conducting transporter membrane subunit, with the protein MIPLMAALPLLAAFILMLLDVLKVKRTVIRGVFLLGALLPVPVVLLNGLGSEIVGGWAREAGIEVALTRTNLPFIAGELVLFIFVALYSLYYFDFRNKKTPKVLALLLLLHTGLMGAFIARDFFNFYIYSEIASVSAFALVAFSDEKGSKRAAFRYLIMSLLASYLFVFAVGIIYMETGYLNVDLVRESAGPSRELNTALALAFTSLLLKAGIFPLHSWLPDAHSSAPTPVSAVLSGAVVKAPAYGMILLLSALPSGETFRAAVMGMAVTSIFFGIAGALLQRDAKRFLAYSTVSQMGYVLLGVGSLNFVGAAYYAMAHSIFKGGLFLAVGSLGRESRKLGEFGYRNAPVMAASVLTLSLAIGGIGPLVGAYGKELLYESLSGLWKLAVPLGSIGTLTSFAKLNHHLRRGEAPGMPAAWKLPSLGLALAALLTGVYLGAGVNPRDVLYLSSALLLFALLKWLGVLGRSPRAGPREIGRDVNILTAVFVMMAIAMILLQGF; encoded by the coding sequence ATGATACCCCTGATGGCCGCGCTGCCCCTGCTGGCTGCTTTCATACTCATGCTCCTCGATGTGCTGAAGGTCAAGAGAACCGTAATCAGGGGAGTTTTTCTGCTCGGAGCCCTCCTGCCGGTTCCGGTCGTTCTCTTAAACGGGCTTGGTTCGGAGATCGTCGGGGGCTGGGCGCGGGAGGCTGGAATAGAGGTCGCCCTGACGCGGACGAACCTGCCATTCATCGCGGGGGAGCTTGTGCTCTTCATCTTCGTCGCCCTGTACTCCCTGTACTACTTCGATTTCAGGAACAAAAAGACGCCGAAGGTTCTCGCGCTCCTTCTGCTCCTCCACACGGGGCTTATGGGAGCGTTCATAGCACGGGACTTCTTCAATTTCTACATATATTCCGAGATAGCATCTGTATCGGCCTTTGCGCTCGTGGCCTTCTCGGACGAAAAGGGCTCCAAGAGGGCCGCGTTCAGGTACCTCATAATGTCCCTGCTGGCATCGTACCTCTTCGTCTTTGCGGTCGGGATAATCTACATGGAGACCGGCTATCTCAACGTCGATCTCGTCAGAGAGAGTGCCGGGCCATCCAGGGAGCTGAACACCGCCCTGGCACTGGCATTTACCTCGCTTCTCCTCAAGGCAGGCATCTTCCCGCTCCATTCCTGGCTCCCAGACGCCCACTCGAGCGCGCCGACTCCCGTGAGCGCGGTTCTGAGCGGCGCCGTTGTCAAGGCCCCCGCCTACGGGATGATACTCCTCCTCTCCGCCCTCCCCTCAGGGGAAACCTTCAGGGCGGCCGTGATGGGGATGGCGGTGACGTCGATATTCTTCGGCATCGCCGGGGCTCTCCTCCAGCGGGATGCAAAGCGCTTCCTTGCGTATTCCACGGTCTCCCAGATGGGCTACGTCCTCCTCGGCGTTGGGAGCCTCAACTTCGTCGGGGCGGCGTACTACGCGATGGCACACTCCATATTCAAGGGAGGCCTGTTCCTTGCGGTGGGTTCGCTCGGGAGGGAGAGCAGAAAGCTCGGGGAGTTCGGCTACAGGAACGCGCCCGTTATGGCAGCCTCCGTCCTCACCCTCAGCCTCGCGATAGGAGGAATAGGACCACTGGTTGGGGCATACGGAAAGGAACTGCTCTACGAAAGCCTGTCGGGCCTTTGGAAGCTCGCCGTCCCATTGGGAAGCATCGGGACACTCACGTCCTTCGCAAAACTGAACCACCATCTTAGACGGGGTGAGGCCCCGGGAATGCCCGCGGCATGGAAGCTGCCGTCGCTTGGCCTGGCGCTGGCGGCCCTCCTAACCGGCGTTTACCTCGGAGCAGGCGTAAATCCCAGGGACGTCCTGTATCTATCCTCCGCGCTCCTCCTCTTTGCACTCCTAAAGTGGCTCGGAGTTCTCGGCAGGAGCCCAAGGGCCGGCCCCAGGGAAATCGGGAGGGATGTGAACATCCTCACCGCGGTTTTCGTGATGATGGCCATAGCCATGATTCTACTCCAGGGGTTTTAG
- a CDS encoding cation:proton antiporter subunit C, translating into MISPEHAGILIMLVGIYGLMAKREPIKLVLSINIVSLGLVLFFIGLAYSPEKDVPIMPTDPVDPLPATLMLTTLVVDVAITSLALAVIMRMEGDGE; encoded by the coding sequence GTGATTAGTCCGGAGCATGCTGGAATCCTGATAATGCTCGTTGGAATCTACGGCCTGATGGCCAAAAGGGAGCCGATAAAGCTAGTCCTCTCGATAAACATCGTCTCCCTCGGGCTTGTCCTATTCTTCATAGGTCTCGCGTACTCCCCCGAAAAGGACGTGCCGATAATGCCAACTGACCCCGTTGATCCTCTCCCGGCAACGCTCATGCTCACCACCCTCGTCGTGGACGTCGCGATAACCTCCCTCGCTCTCGCGGTTATAATGCGGATGGAGGGTGACGGCGAATGA
- a CDS encoding Na(+)/H(+) antiporter subunit B, with protein sequence MKMSTVVRTTTKMVSPFLVTYAAYLMLYGHVSPGGGFQGGVILAVAVILLITSHGYGKVRRKFHFNWAGLIESSAGALLVLLGIAGLGLGAFYSNFLPTEGGIILPFNVIVGLEVGAAFTFVFYILLRWVESD encoded by the coding sequence GTGAAGATGAGCACCGTCGTGAGGACGACGACCAAGATGGTAAGCCCATTCCTCGTCACCTACGCGGCCTATCTGATGCTCTACGGCCACGTAAGTCCCGGCGGCGGCTTCCAAGGAGGGGTTATCCTGGCGGTGGCGGTGATACTGCTCATCACCTCACACGGCTACGGCAAAGTCCGGAGGAAGTTCCACTTCAACTGGGCTGGCCTCATAGAGAGCTCCGCCGGGGCGCTGCTGGTGCTCCTCGGAATTGCAGGCCTCGGGCTGGGGGCGTTCTATTCAAACTTCCTGCCGACGGAGGGAGGGATAATCCTGCCTTTCAACGTGATCGTGGGGCTGGAGGTCGGCGCGGCTTTCACGTTCGTCTTCTACATCCTGCTGAGGTGGGTCGAAAGTGATTAG
- a CDS encoding hydrogenase subunit MbhD domain-containing protein, protein MPGTILDVVFLAMMILAVAVVEERNLVSAVVKYSLLSLLFILALFELNAPDVALSAIVVGAIVIGVFLFTIKGVTR, encoded by the coding sequence ATGCCTGGGACAATCCTTGATGTGGTCTTCCTCGCGATGATGATCCTTGCCGTTGCGGTGGTTGAGGAGAGGAACCTGGTCAGTGCGGTCGTTAAATACTCCCTCCTCAGCCTGCTCTTCATCCTGGCACTCTTCGAGCTGAACGCCCCAGACGTTGCGCTCTCGGCGATAGTGGTGGGGGCAATAGTCATAGGGGTGTTCCTCTTCACGATAAAGGGGGTGACGCGGTGA
- the mnhG gene encoding monovalent cation/H(+) antiporter subunit G, whose protein sequence is MLEVLLLLFGEAVMLFGALGILRFPDVYTRLHAATKCDTGGAMSIILYLIITMNAPALVRAKLLVLAFLIAMINPMVSHAIARGAYRYGVKPKVVVDMYAWDNP, encoded by the coding sequence GTGCTTGAGGTTCTGCTCCTCCTCTTCGGGGAAGCTGTAATGCTCTTCGGGGCCCTCGGGATACTCAGATTTCCCGACGTTTACACCAGACTCCACGCGGCCACAAAATGCGACACTGGGGGAGCGATGAGCATAATCCTCTACCTCATCATCACCATGAACGCCCCCGCCCTGGTGAGGGCCAAACTCCTCGTCCTGGCCTTCCTTATAGCCATGATAAACCCCATGGTGAGCCACGCCATAGCGCGCGGGGCCTACCGCTACGGGGTAAAGCCAAAAGTCGTGGTGGACATGTATGCCTGGGACAATCCTTGA
- a CDS encoding monovalent cation/H+ antiporter complex subunit F → MAQEGLLVSAFYLLVFTAVLITYRVLRGPTLPDRIVGLNTITTKVVVIIALVSVMRGEYYLIDLAIVLLMVNSVGGLILAKYMERRGAGA, encoded by the coding sequence ATGGCTCAAGAAGGTCTTCTGGTGAGCGCATTCTATCTGCTCGTCTTCACGGCGGTGCTGATAACATACCGCGTGCTCAGGGGACCGACCCTTCCAGACAGGATAGTGGGCCTGAACACAATAACGACGAAGGTGGTGGTGATAATAGCACTGGTCTCCGTCATGAGGGGCGAGTACTACCTGATAGACCTCGCGATAGTCCTGCTCATGGTGAACTCGGTCGGGGGACTGATTCTGGCGAAGTACATGGAAAGGAGGGGTGCCGGTGCTTGA
- a CDS encoding Na+/H+ antiporter subunit E has translation MSRVPFYLKERLKTLNERVLHETSGASGLPPWERVALTWLALMAFWIVITSSVEPRNLITGAVVTLLVSLFMRDLLTGDVRRSGHVLEKILYFALIYLPQYLVIMAFRLLESNVKVARNVIFMDINPGIVKIRTDLHSDTGVTILANSITLTPGTLTLDVKKKLDETYLYVHWIDLETLNREKAGEKIKGDIEEWLKKVFW, from the coding sequence ATGAGCCGCGTCCCCTTCTACCTAAAGGAGAGGCTGAAGACCCTCAACGAGAGGGTTCTCCACGAAACCTCCGGGGCGTCCGGCCTGCCGCCCTGGGAAAGGGTGGCCCTGACCTGGCTCGCCCTGATGGCGTTCTGGATCGTCATAACCTCCAGTGTGGAGCCGAGGAACCTAATCACCGGCGCCGTGGTTACCCTCCTTGTGTCGCTCTTCATGCGCGATCTCCTGACCGGAGACGTGAGGAGGAGCGGCCACGTACTCGAGAAAATCCTCTACTTCGCCCTCATCTACCTGCCCCAGTATCTGGTGATAATGGCCTTCCGCCTGCTGGAGAGCAACGTGAAGGTGGCCAGGAACGTAATATTCATGGATATCAACCCCGGCATCGTCAAGATAAGGACCGATCTGCACTCCGACACGGGCGTAACGATACTCGCGAACTCCATAACCCTGACGCCCGGCACCCTTACACTGGACGTCAAGAAGAAGCTCGACGAGACCTACCTCTACGTTCACTGGATAGACCTGGAGACCCTCAACCGGGAGAAGGCCGGAGAAAAAATAAAGGGGGACATAGAGGAATGGCTCAAGAAGGTCTTCTGGTGA
- the gcvH gene encoding glycine cleavage system protein GcvH: MIEVGEYRVKEGLYYTKDHEWVQVLDDGTVLVGISDYAQKELGDLAYVELPETGSELNKGDVLCELESVKAVSEVYAPVSGEVVEVNEELEDSPELINEDPYENWIVKLKPGNLDEELKELMDASAYAEYLESL; the protein is encoded by the coding sequence ATGATTGAAGTCGGAGAATACAGGGTTAAGGAGGGCCTCTACTACACGAAGGACCACGAGTGGGTCCAGGTTCTCGATGACGGGACGGTTCTGGTGGGCATAAGCGACTACGCCCAGAAGGAGCTCGGCGATCTTGCATACGTCGAGCTTCCGGAGACCGGCTCCGAACTCAACAAAGGCGACGTTCTCTGCGAGCTTGAGAGTGTCAAGGCCGTTTCCGAGGTCTATGCCCCGGTCAGCGGCGAGGTCGTCGAGGTCAACGAGGAGCTCGAGGACAGCCCGGAGCTCATCAACGAGGACCCCTACGAGAACTGGATAGTCAAGCTCAAGCCGGGCAACCTCGACGAGGAGCTCAAGGAGCTTATGGACGCCAGCGCTTACGCTGAGTACCTTGAGAGCCTCTGA
- a CDS encoding site-specific DNA-methyltransferase: MKIPAIKTTHKIIFGDSRYMDEIEDESVHLVVTSPPYPMIQIWDDLFKSLDDRIREKWEELEQTTDENEKERIAYQIYELMHEVLLPVWKELYRVLIPGGIACINIGDATRKVNGIFRLFPNHSKIIEHFEKIGFVTLPYILWKKPTNKPNAFLGSGFLPTNAYVTLDVEYILIFRKGGPRRFKPKDPYRYASKYTKEERDRWFSQIWNDIRGVRQNHSALARRTAAYPEEIPRRLIRMFSIIGDTVLDPFLGTGTTTKVAIELKRNSIGYEIDPNLEPVIKEKIGANQRRIDSPFEVRFIHRGQ; the protein is encoded by the coding sequence ATGAAAATTCCAGCTATAAAGACTACACACAAAATTATTTTCGGGGATTCAAGGTATATGGATGAAATCGAGGATGAGAGTGTCCATCTTGTTGTAACATCCCCACCTTACCCAATGATTCAAATCTGGGATGACCTCTTCAAAAGTCTCGACGACCGCATAAGGGAAAAGTGGGAAGAACTCGAACAAACTACCGATGAGAATGAGAAGGAACGGATCGCATATCAAATCTATGAACTGATGCACGAGGTTCTTCTTCCCGTTTGGAAAGAACTGTATAGGGTGCTTATCCCCGGGGGAATTGCCTGCATCAATATTGGTGATGCAACGAGGAAAGTGAATGGTATCTTCAGGTTGTTCCCGAACCACTCAAAGATTATAGAGCACTTTGAGAAGATTGGTTTCGTCACACTTCCATATATCCTTTGGAAAAAACCCACCAACAAACCGAATGCATTCCTCGGTTCTGGTTTTCTTCCGACAAATGCTTATGTAACTCTCGATGTAGAATATATTCTCATATTCAGGAAGGGAGGCCCAAGAAGGTTTAAACCAAAAGACCCATACCGATATGCAAGTAAATACACGAAGGAAGAGCGAGACAGATGGTTCTCACAGATTTGGAACGACATCAGGGGAGTTCGTCAGAATCATAGTGCCCTCGCGAGGAGAACGGCGGCCTACCCCGAAGAGATACCCCGCAGGCTTATTAGGATGTTCTCTATCATTGGAGATACCGTTCTCGACCCGTTCCTTGGTACGGGAACAACGACAAAGGTCGCCATTGAGCTAAAAAGGAACAGCATTGGGTACGAAATTGACCCCAATCTCGAACCTGTGATAAAAGAGAAAATAGGAGCCAACCAGCGCAGGATTGATAGCCCCTTCGAGGTTCGATTCATTCATCGTGGGCAATGA
- a CDS encoding MjaI family restriction endonuclease yields the protein MVVPKAYEVVIKREELMRVLDVPETEFEKYVSPLINLANNFAQATRPRAVGQMSELIKEFQKEYPKNKWTFDNWENFYLSKEVIPGVTGEEAIDRAVKRIEKKIEEMRKVLESIDEVTIREWVEDLILKKTFWGLMVQRPILSKLAEIFAGDSMSYRLSSPEEESKGIDGFIMINGREFPVSIKGVTYKQEKHLKENIEAPIIYYEKTKTGLKIDYSEFARLVESFL from the coding sequence ATGGTCGTGCCCAAAGCCTATGAAGTTGTTATTAAACGAGAGGAATTGATGAGGGTTCTGGATGTCCCAGAAACGGAATTTGAAAAGTATGTTTCTCCCCTAATAAATTTGGCGAACAACTTCGCCCAAGCAACAAGACCGCGCGCTGTGGGCCAAATGTCCGAACTCATAAAAGAGTTCCAAAAGGAATACCCAAAGAACAAATGGACTTTTGACAACTGGGAGAACTTCTACCTTTCAAAGGAAGTTATCCCAGGAGTCACTGGAGAGGAAGCCATCGACAGAGCCGTCAAACGGATTGAAAAGAAAATTGAAGAAATGCGGAAAGTCTTGGAAAGTATAGACGAAGTCACCATTCGTGAGTGGGTAGAAGATTTGATACTAAAGAAGACTTTCTGGGGACTTATGGTTCAGAGACCAATCCTTAGCAAGCTTGCTGAAATTTTCGCGGGGGATTCTATGAGTTATAGATTATCCTCTCCTGAAGAGGAATCAAAAGGCATCGATGGATTTATCATGATCAATGGGAGAGAGTTCCCGGTTTCGATAAAGGGTGTAACCTACAAACAGGAGAAACATCTGAAAGAAAATATAGAGGCACCGATCATCTATTATGAGAAGACCAAAACCGGTTTGAAAATAGATTACTCCGAATTTGCGAGATTAGTGGAGAGCTTTCTCTAA
- a CDS encoding ATP-binding protein, whose protein sequence is MVVVYFDTRPKRRREDLYDREEELAEFERSIRSGNPLTVITGIRRLGKTSLLVVGLNELAVPYVLVDFRGVNPNSRMDVYRRIESSVNAFLRENRDLWEELRRDLKNITGLRVLSFGVSFSWKDERTDLIALFRELEKYDVVLAFDEVQYLRGPVGSEFAGIVAHLYDYSDLRMVMTGSEVGLLHDYLGLDDPRAPLYGRYFHEISLHRFSPEQSREFLRIGFEQVGLNPPGELIDLAVERLDGIVGWLVLFGRKAMEKGLTENLVDDVFEEARALAMEEFENFLSKRPAARKRYVEIMRAVASGRRTWEEIKEHLEMKEGRSVADSVLARLLKALVDSSFLEKKREGRNVRYSIPDPILEECFKEK, encoded by the coding sequence GTGGTAGTTGTGTACTTTGACACCCGGCCGAAGAGAAGGCGGGAGGACCTGTACGACAGGGAAGAGGAGCTTGCGGAGTTCGAGCGCTCAATCAGGTCCGGAAACCCCCTCACCGTAATAACCGGCATAAGGAGGCTTGGGAAAACGTCCCTTCTCGTGGTGGGCCTGAACGAGCTCGCGGTTCCGTACGTTCTCGTGGATTTCAGGGGGGTAAACCCGAACTCCCGAATGGACGTTTACCGGAGGATAGAGAGCTCGGTCAATGCCTTCCTTCGCGAAAACCGCGACCTCTGGGAGGAGCTCAGGAGAGACCTCAAGAACATAACGGGCCTCAGGGTTCTGAGCTTCGGGGTGAGCTTCTCCTGGAAGGACGAGAGAACCGACCTCATAGCGCTCTTCCGGGAACTGGAAAAATACGACGTCGTCCTGGCCTTCGATGAGGTTCAGTACCTCCGGGGGCCGGTGGGGAGTGAATTCGCGGGCATCGTGGCCCACCTCTACGATTACTCCGACCTCAGAATGGTTATGACGGGTTCAGAGGTGGGCCTGCTCCACGATTACCTGGGCCTCGACGACCCGAGGGCCCCCCTTTACGGCAGGTACTTCCATGAGATTTCCCTTCACAGGTTCTCACCGGAGCAGAGCAGGGAGTTCCTCAGGATAGGCTTTGAACAGGTCGGTTTGAATCCCCCCGGAGAGCTCATAGACCTTGCCGTGGAGAGGCTCGACGGCATAGTGGGGTGGCTCGTTCTCTTTGGTAGGAAGGCAATGGAAAAGGGGCTCACCGAGAACCTCGTAGATGATGTTTTCGAGGAGGCAAGGGCCCTCGCCATGGAGGAGTTCGAGAACTTCCTTTCGAAGAGACCCGCCGCTAGAAAACGGTACGTCGAGATAATGAGGGCCGTTGCCAGCGGCAGGAGAACGTGGGAGGAGATAAAGGAACACCTTGAGATGAAGGAAGGCAGGAGCGTAGCCGACAGCGTGCTGGCAAGGCTTCTCAAGGCCCTTGTTGACTCCTCGTTCCTTGAGAAGAAGCGCGAGGGAAGAAACGTCCGCTATAGCATTCCCGACCCGATACTCGAGGAGTGCTTCAAGGAAAAATGA
- the gltA gene encoding NADPH-dependent glutamate synthase has product MAVKRKIIKERVPTPEMPAEERIKSFAEVNLGYTFELAVKEAERCLQCPYNYAPCIKGCPVHIDIPGFISKLVQYRDDPDKAVKEALNVIWACNSLPATTGRVCPQEDQCEMNCVMGRVGDKINIGKLERFVADYAREKGIDEELLFEIIPKIEKKGQSVAIIGAGPAGLTAAGELAKLGYDVTIYEALHEAGGVLMYGIPEFRLPKSIVESEIDKLRKLGVKILTDHIVGKTVTIEELLQEYDAVFIGSGAGTPRLINAPGINLNGIYTANEFLTRVNLMKAYLFPEYDTPVKVGKKVVVIGAGNTAMDAARSARRFGAEVTIAYRRGPEDVSARVEEVHHAKEEGIKFEFYINPVEFIGDENGKIKAVKFEKMKALDERDSRGKRKIVGTGEYVTLEADTVIIAIGKHPNRLIVNTPGLKVERGKIVVDENLMTSIPGVFAGGDAIRGEATVILAMGDGRMAAKAIHEYLTKKREEKENA; this is encoded by the coding sequence ATGGCGGTTAAGAGGAAGATCATCAAGGAGCGCGTTCCGACGCCGGAGATGCCGGCGGAGGAGCGTATTAAGAGCTTCGCGGAGGTTAACCTCGGTTACACCTTCGAGCTTGCCGTTAAGGAGGCCGAGCGCTGCCTCCAGTGCCCCTACAACTACGCGCCCTGTATAAAGGGCTGTCCCGTCCACATCGACATTCCAGGCTTCATAAGCAAGCTCGTCCAGTACCGCGACGACCCGGACAAAGCCGTCAAGGAGGCCCTCAACGTCATATGGGCCTGCAACTCCCTTCCCGCCACCACCGGAAGGGTCTGCCCGCAGGAGGACCAGTGTGAGATGAACTGTGTCATGGGCAGGGTCGGCGACAAGATAAACATCGGAAAGCTCGAGAGGTTTGTGGCCGACTACGCCCGCGAGAAGGGCATAGACGAGGAGCTTCTCTTCGAAATAATCCCGAAGATCGAGAAGAAGGGCCAGAGTGTGGCCATCATAGGAGCCGGACCGGCAGGACTCACCGCCGCCGGCGAGCTCGCCAAGCTCGGCTACGACGTTACCATCTACGAGGCCCTTCACGAGGCGGGCGGAGTGCTCATGTACGGCATCCCCGAGTTCAGGCTGCCCAAGAGCATCGTCGAGAGCGAGATTGACAAGCTCAGGAAGCTCGGCGTCAAGATACTCACGGACCACATCGTCGGCAAGACGGTGACTATTGAAGAACTCCTCCAGGAGTACGACGCCGTCTTCATAGGCTCCGGGGCTGGAACCCCGAGGCTCATCAACGCGCCCGGCATAAACCTCAACGGAATCTACACCGCCAACGAGTTCCTGACGCGCGTGAACCTCATGAAGGCATACCTGTTCCCGGAGTACGACACCCCCGTCAAGGTCGGCAAGAAGGTCGTCGTCATAGGTGCCGGAAACACCGCAATGGACGCCGCGAGGAGCGCGAGGCGCTTCGGTGCCGAGGTCACCATAGCCTACCGCCGCGGCCCGGAGGACGTCTCCGCCAGGGTTGAGGAGGTCCACCACGCCAAGGAGGAGGGCATAAAGTTCGAGTTCTACATCAACCCGGTCGAGTTCATCGGCGATGAGAACGGTAAGATCAAGGCGGTTAAGTTCGAGAAGATGAAGGCCCTCGACGAGAGGGACAGCAGGGGCAAGAGGAAGATAGTCGGAACCGGGGAATATGTGACTCTCGAAGCCGACACCGTCATCATAGCCATCGGAAAGCACCCCAACAGGCTCATCGTCAACACGCCCGGCCTGAAGGTCGAGCGCGGTAAGATAGTTGTGGACGAGAACCTGATGACGAGCATTCCGGGAGTCTTCGCCGGTGGAGACGCGATAAGGGGAGAGGCGACCGTTATCCTCGCCATGGGAGACGGAAGGATGGCCGCAAAGGCCATCCACGAGTACCTCACGAAGAAGAGGGAAGAAAAGGAAAACGCCTGA